One genomic segment of Belonocnema kinseyi isolate 2016_QV_RU_SX_M_011 chromosome 2, B_treatae_v1, whole genome shotgun sequence includes these proteins:
- the LOC117167788 gene encoding titin homolog isoform X4, whose amino-acid sequence MPPPQDRWWNPLRKYNQTINRTSEVQRTIRSSLNADPTSEDITIHDGSMDSLPERDPRKRKTRLFLDTQKRESLGARAFMNVLNESSTTVFSDPGPSKRKKSVPNTLFLSDEDSFIQTKNPNTRKTRAKLFNKIRASQSESATNVFNNLLDDASVNSESSTPAINKSQQARTLNESQKSEVQITREIGPNPDSVSQKIISGDIEPNASHNRSKKEGTENRKENSTFDGNLAGGEPIQELVSLEKHHEEKQNKANLSKSQSSRLTHFKDTKNLENKPKEGEDLSRSSSELDVEYKNLGSTKSSKKSLELSSKNRKSHQPSQTSSQNNSEKIFHKIPVTSFSRSEQTAEIFDSEEKKDLISFGTRGIVDQNNHSKNHNSSLNKSRSSSQNLDNSRQSSRLDDSVKVPDRLSIFAEQPKYESTRKIDVPKSIKNQRSGELTFDQKEASNAVLDPKILISTEDNRKESGDFANTQNPREREGSIDSERSHTISLSEDGSIESVIQYNDTSQNTNQNIKSISNKRYGTSFIPADSSSDKEALEENNSSKRKTAKPVITDYEILKVNDIDIRKLKGFREISKENKTSYHISRSQSAIRDVSIPSVEKSSILTKDSQMSVLEDKFSRLHGQAISEIASTSREDSQISRRLFNKESDNDRTRETLNHQSSSDLRKILEDDEGNETEVGENPLLVHTGTGKDLERKNPEKDLRDQKQKMIDDYFRRRGVEKTEVESQLQRIPFAAAAGNKSLMANHKKQLEAIVAPIKRELLKRPREQEKPEKKVLIAKGISKKKQSKFVDPAYLVNGLPYKPPNLPKPKHWATDHLYKFIWKKIEPKYQGKKRVRSEKFVLKLTQAFNKIMKKNLYKNYVDDLESLMEEMARLGLIVNRKDFNDFCNEFMPYDFRIKTTPILLPGNIMSIPYDKEKFYAPILSDDDSSLGG is encoded by the coding sequence AAGACATCACTATCCACGATGGTTCAATGGATTCCCTACCAGAGAGGGACCCTAGAAAAAGGAAGACAAGGCTGTTCCTTGACACCCAAAAGAGGGAAAGTCTGGGAGCCAGGGCTTTTATGAATGTGCTAAACGAATCATCAACGACAGTTTTTTCAGATCCTGGTCCCAGTAAAAGGAAGAAATCTGTACCAAACACTTTATTCTTATCTGACGAGGACTCGTTCATCCAAACAAAAAATCCAAATACGCGGAAGACGAGAgcaaaactttttaacaaaattcgagcTTCTCAGTCTGAATCAGCAACTAACGTTTTTAACAATCTTCTTGACGATGCAAGTGTAAACAGCGAATCTTCAACCCCCGCAATTAATAAGAGTCAACAGGCGCGAACTTTGAATGAATCGCAGAAATCCGAAGTTCAAATTACACGAGAAATTGGACCTAATCCAGATTCAGTTAGCCAGAAAATAATATCAGGGGATATTGAACCGAATGCCAGTCACAATCGTAGTAAGAAGGAGGGAACTGAGAAtcgaaaagaaaattcaactttcgatgGTAACCTAGCTGGAGGAGAACCGATTCAGGAGCTTGTGTCTTTAGAAAAGCATCACGAGGAGAAGCAAAACAAAGCTAATCTAAGTAAATCTCAAAGTAGCAGACTGACACATTTTAAAGATACAAAGAATCTTGAAAATAAGCCGAAAGAAGGAGAAGATCTCTCTCGTTCAAGTTCGGAACTCGACGTAGAGTATAAGAATCTTGGAAGTACAAAGAGTAGCAAAAAAAGTCTCGAATTGTCTTCCAAGAATAGAAAATCGCATCAACCTTCACAAACAAGCTcacaaaataattcagaaaaaatatttcacaagattccTGTTACTTCCTTTAGTCGTTCTGAACAAACTGCTGAAATATTTGATAGTGAAGAGAAGAAAGATTTAATCAGCTTTGGAACTCGAGGAATAGTTGATCAAAATAATCACAGCAAGAACCATAATTCAAGTCTCAACAAATCTAGAAGCAGTTCACAGAATTTGGACAATAGTAGACAAAGTTCTCGCTTGGACGACAGTGTCAAAGTTCCTGATCGACTGAGCATTTTTGCAGAACAGCCCAAGTATGAATCGACGAGAAAAATAGACGTCccgaaatctataaaaaatcagAGAAGCGGGGAATTAACTTTTGATCAGAAAGAGGCCTCTAACGCAGTTTtggatccaaaaatattaatctccACTGAGGATAATAGAAAGGAATCGGGAGATTTTGCAAATACTCAAAATCCGAGGGAACGGGAAGGAAGTATCGATTCAGAGAGATCTCACACGATTAGTTTGTCCGAAGATGGGTCGATTGAATCAGTAATACAATACAACGATACTTCGCAAAACactaatcaaaatataaaatcaatttctaaTAAACGGTACGGAACGAGTTTCATTCCCGCAGATAGTAGCAGCGATAAGGAGGCTTTGGAAGAGAATAATTCATCGAAGAGGAAAACAGCAAAGCCAGTAATTACTGACTACGAAATTCTAAAAGTCAATGATATTGATATAAGGAAATTAAAGGGCTTTAGAGAAATCTCGAAGGAAAATAAAACGTCTTATCATATCTCAAGATCGCAATCTGCAATTCGAGATGTTTCTATTCCGAGTGTTGAAAAATCCTCAATTTTGACAAAAGATTCTCAGATGTCAGTTCTCGAGGACAAATTTAGTCGATTGCATGGACAAGCGATATCAGAAATTGCTTCGACTTCTCGtgaagattctcaaatatctCGCAGACTTTTCAATAAAGAGTCTGATAATGACAGAACTAGGGAGACTTTAAATCATCAATCCAGTAGTGATTTGCGAAAGATTTTGGAAGATGATGAGGGTAATGAGACTGAAGTTGGTGAAAATCCGTTGCTGGTCCACACAGGAACTGGGAAGGATTTGGAAAGAAAAAATCCTGAAAAGGATTTGCGAGATCAGAAGCAGAAGATGATTGATGATTACTTCAGACGCAGAGGGGTGGAAAAAACGGAGGTAGAATCTCAATTGCAACGAATTCCATTTGCGGCGGCTGCAGGTAATAAGAGTCTAATGGCGAATCACAAAAAGCAACTTGAGGCCATTGTTGCACCTATTAAAAGGGAACTCTTAAAAAGACCCAGGGAACAGGAAAAACCTGAGAAGAAAGTATTGATTGCCAAAGGAATATCGAAAAAGAAGCAATCTAAATTCGTAGATCCAGCTTATCTCGTGAATGGTCTCCCTTACAAACCACCGAATCTTCCAAAGCCAAAACACTGGGCAACGGATCATTTGTACAAGTTTATTTGGAAGAAGATAGAACCGAAATATCAAGGTAAAAAGAGGGTTCGTTCggagaaatttgttttaaaattgacacaGGCTTTTAACAAGATCATGAAAaagaatttgtacaaaaattatgtgGATGATCTTGAGAGTTTGATGGAAGAAATGGCTCGATTGGGACTCATTGTTAATCGCAAAGACTTCAATGACTTCTGTAACGAGTTTATGCCTTACGATTTTAGGATAAAAACTACGCCGATATTACTTCCAGGGAATATAATGTCGATTCCGTATGACAAGGAAAAGTTTTACGCTCCTATTTTGAGTGATGATGATTCTAGTTTGGGCGGTTGA